AGCTCGCGGCTGATACCGCTGGGCAGCTGGTTCGCACCCTTGTTCGGATCGACGGGAATATTGGGTTCCGCGTTGCGATGCGACGAATGCAGATGGTGGAAGAGATCCTCGATCCGAAGGTGATCGTCCTGGGTCAGAACCACGGCGCGTTCGATCGCGTTGCGCAGTTCGCGGATGTTGCCGGGCCAATCATAGGCCACAAGGCGTTTCATCACCGACTCAGCCGGCTTATTGATGTTCCGACCGAAACGGGTGTTGAATTCCGAGATGAACGATTCGACCAGCAAAGGAATGTCTTCCTTGCGATGACGCAGAGGCGGAACGTAAAGAGGAACGACCGACAGGCGATAGTACAAATCTTCCCGGAAACGACCGCTTTCGATTTCCTCGACCAGATCGCGGTGGGTCGCAGCGATCACGCGGGTATCAATTTTAACGGGAACCGAAGAGCCGATCGGCACCACCACTTTTTCCTGAAGAACGCGCAGGAGCTTGGCCTGCAGCGAGAGGGGCATGTCACCGATTTCATCGAGCAGGAGCGTACCCTTCGAACAGAGTTCGAAGATACCCTTGCGATCAGCCTTGGCATCGGTGAACGCGCCGCGCTTGTGACCGAACAGTTCGGATTCGAGCAGGTTCTCAGGAATCGCCGCGCAGTTGATGGCTTCGAAGCGTTCCGAGGCGCGATTCGAGATTTTGTGCAGAACGCGGGCGATGACTTCCTTACCCGTGCCCGATTCACCCAAAAGGAGAATGGTGGAGTCAACGTCTTTGAGCTGCTTCAGGCGAATGCAAAGATCCTGAAACGCCTTGCTCTTGCCGATGAACCCGAACTGAGCAAATTCTTCCACGGTGGGATCGATCACATCGCGATTTTGAGTCTGGAGATGCTTGCAGATCATTTCAGCTATGACACCAGGATCCGTATCCTTGGTGATATAGCCGGTTGCACCATCCTGCAGCGCAGATACTGCAGTTTCGATCGAAGCATGTGCCGTCAGCATGAAAACTTTCGAGTATGGCGTTCTCGAAACGAGGAAAGGAATCCCATCCAGCCCGTTTTCATTTTTGAGGTTCATGTCGAGCAGCACCACATCAATCGTGTAGCGCAGGACGATTTCTTTCATCTCGTCCAGATTGTGGGCGACATCGACGATGAATCCTGCTTCGGAAAGCGCCAATTTCCAGAACGCACACGTTTGCTCATCATCGTCCACGATCAACAGGCGGCCTTTGTAGTCGTTCATCATATAAACGTTCTCTCAAAAAAGAAATGATGGTCCAGATTCACAATCCCTGGCCACTCTGCAAGGAATACAATTCCTCTATACACCTGACTCCGCGGGAACTTCTAGCGAGAAGTGCATCACTTTGCAACTAGTCATTATGGCATTTGCACCCAATATCCAGTTGAGGGCACCTTACCATAAATTTTGCGTGGGACGAACGCAGAATTTACGAAGGCACACAAAATGCAATGCACGGATGCGCATCCAGGCGAATGCAACACGACTGCCTCGGAACCCTTGTTTTATAGCACTAAAGGAGTTGTCCATGATCATGAAGTCAATTTCGTCTCAGACGCGCTGTATTGTTTTAACTACAGTCGCGATACTCGGCATTTCGAATCCCGTAGCCTTTGCGACTGATGCACCAGGCTCGACGCAGACCACGAATGCCCCGGCTCCCGATAATTCCGCAGCCAATGCCAAGGCCAACAGCGAAACTGGGATTACAGCCCAGGAGGCCGGCAATACCGAGTCGGACGTGAAGCTGACCGCGAAAATCCGCCAGGCGCTGGTGAAAGATAAGAAGCTTTCCACCTATGCTCATAACGTGAAGATCATCACAGAAAACGGCCAGGTCGTCCTGAAGGGACCTGTGAAAAGCCAGGCCGAGAAGCAAGACGTGGAAACCAAGGCCGGACGGATCGCAGGTGTGGATCGCGTACGGAGTGAATTGGAAGTGGCCAAGTAACGAACATTCAAGGAAAGGACAACGATCATGGCTAAGAACACAGCTACATTTGCGATTTTCAACAGCCGCGCTTCCGTCGAACGCGCAGTCAACGCCCTGAAACGCGCGGGTTTCCGCCATTCGGATATTTCCGTGCTTTTTCCCGACCGCGAGAGCACTCGGGAATTCGCCCATGAAAAAGCGACCAAGGCTCCTGAAGGGGCCACCACGGGGACCGCAACCGGAGCCATCCTGGGCGGAACGCTCGGCTGGCTCGTCGGCATGGGATCCTTGGCTATTCCCGGGATCGGTCCTGTCATCGCCGCAGGCCCAATCATGGCGGCACTGGCCGGAGCGGGCGTCGGTGGCGCTGTGGGTGGTATTACAGGTGCACTTATCGGCATTGGTATTCCCGAGTATGAAGCCAAGCGCTATGAAGGTTTGGTCAAAGACGGCGGCATCCTGGTCTCGGTTCACTGCGATGATGACAAATGGGTTCAGCTCGCCAAGGATATTTTCAAAGTCGAGAACGGCGAAGGTATCGCTTCAGCCCATGAAGCCTCATCCGATCAGCCTCGATCCGTCGATTTCGATCGTGATCGCGACAGAAACGTAAATCCTCCATCATCGACGATGACACCACCGTCGATGCTGTAAGATCAACATACGGTCTCTTGGTCCAATAAAGCCTCAGGGCTTTCGCAGAGCACGGCAGAACCAATCTCTTTTCAACCTCCCTTCCCGAGCGATCGAGGAAGGGAGGATTTGCGCTCTTTAAAAAGCGAGGCCGATACGATAGGACCGCTGCAGCCGGTCATACTCGATCAAAGATTCCATATAGCCATAGTAATACTGGAACATCACATAGGGCATGACATCGGAAAGGCCGAATCTGTACTTGACGGTGAATTCCAAAGCCCCATGGCCTTTTTCAATATCCGGGACGCCACCGGGCAAAAAGGCGAGATACATTTCCCCCTTCGACGGAAAAAGCTCCTCCGTGATGCCTTCAAAACTCACCCGCGACGACAGAAAACCGGTATAGCGGCGAATATTGGAGTTCGTCTGCCAATCAATGTCGTAGAGCCAGTACAGCCGAACTGTCCCATGCATGCGCCACGCTCCACGGCCGATGCGGGCCTCAAGCTCGGCGAAGACCCGATCGAGTGAACGCGATTCATCCGCGTCCTTGCCGTTGGACCGATGCTCAAGCCCAACGCTTATGCCGCGCAGAACGGAATGATCTATAGCGTGGACGTAATAGAACTCGGGATTGAAATCAATGTCTTGAAAGGGCTTCGAATCCTTGGTCACTTCCCAGAACATCATCTGGCTATAGGCGAAATAGACCGGCAGGCTCAGGACGGGGCGCAGCTTGAAACTCAGCTGGACTTTGGTGTTGGGCTTGCCGCCGATCGCATAGATGTCGCGATGGCGATAGATGTTGGTTTCCTCAGCATGATCGATCTTGTTCATCAAGACAGCAGCCTGGGCTGCGACTTCGGGTCCTGGTTCCGGCGTTTTGTCCGGAAGCGCGAGTTCTTCACGGGCATCCGAGGCGGTGCCGGGTGGAGGTTCAGGGTGATCGGCCCAGGCTGAGCCTGAACCCAAGATGAAGAGGGGCAGGAGCCACGAACGAACGGTCAATTGTTGGACTTTCACGAGGACCTTCCTTGCATAGGGCGAGTGACCTCAACCGTGTTGCATAGAGTAGACCATGGGCGTCCCCAGGCCGCTACGGCGCTCGTGACTGGCACGATGAGTGCAAAACACCTGATGGACGGCACTGTTCATTTAACAAGGAGAGCTTTTATGTTTAAGAAATCACTGATGGGAATGACCTGCGCGGCTGTTTGCGGATTCGCCGGACAGGCCCTGGCGCAGACCCCAGTCGGCACCGACTACAAACGGATTGATGTGATGCGCGATGCCAGCAACTGGGCCTTTGGTGTGAACCTTGCGGCCGCTGACGTCAACAGCATCGACAACAATGTCTTTTCCTTCGGGGTTTTCGGTAACTATTTCACCGCACCGAATTTCTCGCTGGGCCTGACGCTCGACTATTGGAATGATTCCTTCAGTGAAGACGCCCGTCGCGTGGAAGTCGATGACCTTGTGATCGGCGGTCATGGCAAGTTCATGTTCACCGAGTTCACATCCGGTCTGCGTCCCTTCGTGCTGGCTGGCCTTGCCGTCCACCGCTTCCAGGTCGATGTCGCCAATCGCGACCCGAACGCCGATCCTCTGGTCGATAAATTCAATGAATACGACCGCAATACCGAAGACGTCGAAGGTGAACTCGGAGCCGACTTCGGCGCGGGCGTCATGTACCGCGTGCAGACGTCGATGGATATGCTGGCGGAAGTTCGCTATCGCCGCATTCTGGACCGGACGGTTGACCTGGATCAGGTGAACTATTCCATCGCGCTCTCTTATGTCTTGTAAGGGATCGCGTTTCTGTCCCATCTGCCTGAAGGGAGACGATCATGACTCGATATGCATTCATGCTTCCCGGACTGCTTCTACCCCTGGCTTTGCTGGCCTGCAAAAAGGACGAGAAAACCAGCGAAACCGGCCGCAAGCTGGAAAGCACGCCTGCTGAATTGCGCGGCACCTGGCAGTCTGGCTGCATGGGGACCACGACCCTGAATATGGCCAGCAGCCAAAGGGAATATGTGTTCAATGCCATCGGCGACTTTGATCGGTTGGAGCGCTACTACAGCGATCCCAACTGTCAGAATCTGGCCGCCACCTATAAGGTGGTGGGCACGGTGGAAGTCAAAGGTCCGAACCCGGAGAAAACCGATCTCAACATGATCAATTTCACGGTGAACGAAGCGTACATGACCGTGAAGTCCGATGCCACGCTGGAGCAACTGAACGCCATGAAATTCTGCGGCCGCAGTGATTGGCATGTGAACGAGGACGTGCATGTGACCAATGCGGAATGCGAAGGATCCAAAGTGCAAAAAGGTGGCGTGCAGTTCGATAGCTTTAAAATAAGGGACGGCCAGCTCTTCATGGGCCAGAAGCTGATGTTCCTTGGCAAGGACGACGCCAGCGAACGTCCTGCCGAGCTGGATATGAGAGCGCCTTACATCAGGAAGTGAGCTTGACCGAACGATTCTTCCTCTCTCGTTTTTCATAGGCTTCCATCAGCGGCGTGACCGAGATTCCATGCAGGAGGATCGAACACACCACCAGGGCCAGGACGATGGACACCATCTCCCGGCTATGGGCCGGTGAGAGTCCATGATGAACGGCATAGGCCAGCCAGAAAATGGAACCCATGCCGCGAATCCCGAACCAGCTGATCAGATTCTTCTGCAGCGTGTCCACCGATCGGCAGCCGAGCAGCGCAAGCCGGACCGAGATGGGGCGAATGACGAAGAAGAGCAGGATGGCCAGCAGAAAAACCCGCGGATTGAAATCCTGAAGCGAAATCAAAGCGCCTATCGCTATGACGACCGCCACCTCCAAGAGCCTTTCCAGCTGCTCATTACTCGTCAGCACGGCATGCGTTAGGAAAGCGGGAGCTTTCTCGGGATGGGTCGCAACTTCCTCGGCCGGCCCATTCAATTCCCTCTGATCCAAAACTTCGGAACCCGTCTTATGGTGTTCGATCTGCCTTAAGGCGAGGCCCGCCGCGAAAACGCCGAGGAAACCATTGGCGCTGGCCCATTCATTC
This genomic interval from Oligoflexus sp. contains the following:
- a CDS encoding phospholipase A, with product MKVQQLTVRSWLLPLFILGSGSAWADHPEPPPGTASDAREELALPDKTPEPGPEVAAQAAVLMNKIDHAEETNIYRHRDIYAIGGKPNTKVQLSFKLRPVLSLPVYFAYSQMMFWEVTKDSKPFQDIDFNPEFYYVHAIDHSVLRGISVGLEHRSNGKDADESRSLDRVFAELEARIGRGAWRMHGTVRLYWLYDIDWQTNSNIRRYTGFLSSRVSFEGITEELFPSKGEMYLAFLPGGVPDIEKGHGALEFTVKYRFGLSDVMPYVMFQYYYGYMESLIEYDRLQRSYRIGLAF
- a CDS encoding outer membrane beta-barrel protein, coding for MFKKSLMGMTCAAVCGFAGQALAQTPVGTDYKRIDVMRDASNWAFGVNLAAADVNSIDNNVFSFGVFGNYFTAPNFSLGLTLDYWNDSFSEDARRVEVDDLVIGGHGKFMFTEFTSGLRPFVLAGLAVHRFQVDVANRDPNADPLVDKFNEYDRNTEDVEGELGADFGAGVMYRVQTSMDMLAEVRYRRILDRTVDLDQVNYSIALSYVL
- a CDS encoding sigma-54 dependent transcriptional regulator, producing the protein MMNDYKGRLLIVDDDEQTCAFWKLALSEAGFIVDVAHNLDEMKEIVLRYTIDVVLLDMNLKNENGLDGIPFLVSRTPYSKVFMLTAHASIETAVSALQDGATGYITKDTDPGVIAEMICKHLQTQNRDVIDPTVEEFAQFGFIGKSKAFQDLCIRLKQLKDVDSTILLLGESGTGKEVIARVLHKISNRASERFEAINCAAIPENLLESELFGHKRGAFTDAKADRKGIFELCSKGTLLLDEIGDMPLSLQAKLLRVLQEKVVVPIGSSVPVKIDTRVIAATHRDLVEEIESGRFREDLYYRLSVVPLYVPPLRHRKEDIPLLVESFISEFNTRFGRNINKPAESVMKRLVAYDWPGNIRELRNAIERAVVLTQDDHLRIEDLFHHLHSSHRNAEPNIPVDPNKGANQLPSGISRELFKLPLTEAKQVFEKIYLETQLSETHGNISETSKRAGRYRADIYRLLERYDLQIDSFR
- a CDS encoding BON domain-containing protein encodes the protein MIMKSISSQTRCIVLTTVAILGISNPVAFATDAPGSTQTTNAPAPDNSAANAKANSETGITAQEAGNTESDVKLTAKIRQALVKDKKLSTYAHNVKIITENGQVVLKGPVKSQAEKQDVETKAGRIAGVDRVRSELEVAK